The Agrococcus sp. SGAir0287 DNA window ACGAGGGCGAGGATCGTCGCCTCTCCGACCGCGAGCGCGAGGACGGTGCCGCTCGTCGCGCCGAGCAGGCGCAGCGCGGCGAGCCGGTCGTCGCGGCGCCGGGCCGAGAGCCGGGCGGCAGCCCCACCGAGGGTCGCGAGCGGCACGGCGAGCAGCGCCAGCGCGACGATCGCGAGGAGCTGGTAGAAGGCGGCGTCCATCGACGTCCAGGTGAAGAACGCCCGCGCGCCACCGACGACGATGCCGAGGAGCCACGTCGTGACCGCGAAGGCGACTGCGGGCAGCGCGAGGACCGCGGCGCCCTGCGTCGCAGGGCGCAGCAGCAGCGGCGCGAGACGGAGGGCGCTCATGCGCGCACCTGCCACTGCTGCGCGGCGGGTGCTGCGACGGCCGTGCCCGGCGCGGGCGGCGGCAGCGTGCCGGAAGGGGCCGCTGGGGCGGCCGCGGCGTGGGTCTCGACGAGCAGTCCGTCGCGCATCCGCACGACGCGCGAGCAGCGCGCGGCCACCTGCTCGTCGTGCGTCACGAGCACGAGCGTGCGACCGCGGCCGACGGTCGCCGACAGCAGGGCCGACATCACCTCGGCGCTCGTCACCGAGTCGAGAGCGCCGGTCGGCTCGTCGGCGAAGACGATGGATGCACCCGTCACCTGCGCGCGGGCGATCGCGACGCGCTGCGCCTGGCCGCCCGAGAGCTGGCCGATGCGGCGATCCTCCATGCCCGCGAGCCCGAGCGAGCCGAGCCACATCGCGGCCTCCTGCGTCGCCGCCGCACGCGAGGCGCCGACGAGCATGAGGGCGAGCGCGACG harbors:
- a CDS encoding ABC transporter ATP-binding protein, whose amino-acid sequence is MQAISARGLRKTFGPTTALAGVDVDVAPGEAVAIMGASGSGKTTLLHALAGIVTPDAGTVHLATPMGVVDVARLSDAERTRLRRERFGFVFQEGMLVPELTAVENVALALMLVGASRAAATQEAAMWLGSLGLAGMEDRRIGQLSGGQAQRVAIARAQVTGASIVFADEPTGALDSVTSAEVMSALLSATVGRGRTLVLVTHDEQVAARCSRVVRMRDGLLVETHAAAAPAAPSGTLPPPAPGTAVAAPAAQQWQVRA